Proteins encoded together in one Camelina sativa cultivar DH55 chromosome 9, Cs, whole genome shotgun sequence window:
- the LOC104713881 gene encoding protein ABHD17B-like — protein MGNVTSNMAAKLAFFPPLPTYDVSKDEETGKLMFKGITPEKSMDVHQLTTKSGNKVIATFWKHPFARFTLLYSHGIAADLGQMVDLFIELRAHLRINIMSYDYSGYGVSTGRPTELNTYHDIEAVYNCLRSEYEIKQEELILYGQSVGSGPSLHLATRLKRLRGIVLHSAILSGLRVLYPVKVTFWFDIYKNIDKIRHVTCPVLVMHGAKDDIVNISHGKRLYELAKDKYDPLWVKGGGHCNLETYPEYIKHMRKFMNAMEKLALNNPPSKEQNDEPSIKETKQNRCLRFKKR, from the exons ATGGGTAATGTGACATCAAACATGGCGGCTAAATTAGCTTTCTTCCCACCACTACCTACATACGACGTGAGCAAAGACGAGGAGACCGGAAAGCTTATGTTCAAAGGTATTACGCCGGAGAAAAGCATGGATGTTCATCAGCTCACCACCAAATCCGGCAACAAAGTCATTGCCACGTTTTGGAAACACCCTTTTGCAAGATTCACTCTTCTTTATTCCCATGGCATTGCCGCGGATCTAGGCCAAATGGTCGATCTCTTCATCGAGCTTCGAGCTCATCTGCGCATCAACATTAtgag CTATGATTATTCAGGTTATGGAGTTTCAACAGGCAGG CCAACTGAGCTCAATACGTACCACGATATCGAGGCTGTGTACAATTGCTTGAGGAGCGAGTACGAAATCAAACAAGAGGAATTGATTCTGTATGGTCAATCCGTTGGAAGCGGACCATCGTTGCATTTAGCAACTCGGTTAAAGAGACTAAGAGGGATTGTTCTTCATAGCGCGATTCTCTCCGGACTTAGAGTTTTGTATCCTGTAAAAGTGACATTCTGGTTCGATATTTACAAA AACATTGACAAGATACGCCATGTGACATGCCCTGTTCTTGTCATGCAT GGAGCAAAAGATGATATTGTGAACATTTCACACGGGAAGCGATTGTATGAACTCGCAAAGGACAAGTATGATCCATTGTGGGTTAAAGGAGGAGGGCATTGCAACTTGGAAACATACCCTGAGTACATCAAGCACATGCGAAAGTTCATGAACGCAATGGAGAAACTCGCTCTCAACAATCCACCAAGCAAAGAACAAAACGATGAGCCAAGCATTAAGGAAACTAAGCAAAATCGGTGCTTGAGATTCAAGAAAAGGTAG
- the LOC104713885 gene encoding UDP-glycosyltransferase 84A1 codes for MDIESSSSPSNPIHVMLVAYVGQGGINPLLRLGKLIASKGPLVTFAIPEYQLSKMRQANKIVDGELKPVGSGSIRFESFDKEWTEDDVQRGSIPLYISHLENIGKRDLSELVKRYKKKNEPVSCLINHPFIPWVCDVAEEFNIPCALLWVQSCVCFSAYYHYQNGSVSFPTEKEPRIDVKLPYVPLLKHDEIPNFLHPSSQFAALRQAILGQFKNLRKPFCVLINSFDALEQEVLDHMSTLCPIKAIGPLSIFAKAVNSVVSADMCKPSDQCLDWLDSRPKSSVVYISFGTVAYFTQEQMEEIAQGVLKSGLSFLWVIRPPQEILKLKTNVLPQGLLEATSRGKGMIVEWCPQEQVLAHPSVMCFVTHCGWNSTMEALSFGVPVVCLPLWGDQVTNAVYLIDVFKIGVRLGRGAMEDRVVLREEVTEKLLEATVGEKAEELRKNALKWKAKAEAAVAPGGSSDKTLCEFMEKVRCGSFKG; via the coding sequence ATGGATatagaatcttcttcttcaccttcaaaTCCAATTCACGTAATGCTCGTGGCATATGTAGGACAAGGCGGCATCaatcctcttcttcgtcttggcAAGCTAATCGCTTCAAAGGGACCACTCGTTACTTTCGCCATTCCAGAGTATCAGTTGAGTAAAATGAGACAAGCCAACAAGATCGTCGACGGGGAGCTTAAACCGGTTGGTTCTGGTTCAATACGATTTGAGTCTTTCGACAAAGAATGGACAGAAGACGATGTCCAAAGAGGTAGTATCCCTTTATACATTTCACATCTCGAGAATATCGGAAAACGTGACCTGTCTGAACTCGTGAaaagatacaagaaaaaaaacgagCCCGTCTCATGTCTAATCAATCATCCCTTCATTCCATGGGTTTGTGATGTGGCGGAAGAGTTCAACATTCCTTGTGCACTTCTCTGGGTCCAGTCTTGCGTTTGCTTCTCTGCTTACTACCATTACCAAAATGGCTCTGTTTCTTTCCCAACAGAGAAAGAGCCTCGGATTGATGTTAAGCTCCCATATGTTCCTCTCTTGAAACACGACGAAATCCCTAACTTTCTCCATCCTTCTTCTCAATTTGCCGCATTGCGACAAGCGATTCTTGGACAGTTCAAGAATCTGAGGAAGCCCTTCTGTGTTCTAATTAATTCTTTTGATGCTCTCGAACAAGAAGTGCTGGACCACATGTCTACTTTATGTCCAATCAAAGCTATTGGACCACTTTCTATATTCGCTAAGGCGGTGAACTCTGTTGTAAGTGCTGACATGTGCAAACCATCAGATCAATGCCTTGACTGGTTAGACTCAAGACCAAAATCATCTGTTGTCTACATTTCTTTCGGGACGGTTGCATACTTCACGCAAGAACAAATGGAAGAGATCGCTCAAGGAGTTTTGAAATCGGGTTTATCCTTCTTGTGGGTGATTAGACCTCCACAAGAAATACTAAAGCTCAAGACTAATGTATTGCCTCAAGGACTACTAGAGGCGACTAGTAGAGGTAAAGGAATGATTGTGGAATGGTGTCCACAAGAGCAAGTCTTGGCTCATCCTTCAGTAATGTGCTTCGTCACTCATTGTGGATGGAATTCGACAATGGAAGCTTTGTCTTTTGGAGTTCCGGTGGTTTGTTTACCGTTATGGGGAGATCAAGTCACCAACGCAGTTTATCTCATTGATGTTTTCAAGATAGGAGTTAGGCTTGGGCGTGGAGCGATGGAGGATAGAGTTGTGCTGAGGGAGGAAGTGACAGAGAAGCTTTTGGAAGCGACAGTTGGGGAGAAAGCGGAGGAGTTGAGGAAGAATGCTTTGAAATGGAAGGCGAAGGCAGAAGCCGCAGTGGCTCCTGGAGGATCATCAGATAAGACTTTATGCGAGTTCATGGAGAAAGTTAGGTGTGGGAGTTTCAAAGGTTAA
- the LOC104713887 gene encoding serine/threonine-protein kinase HT1, translating into MLEGAKFNVLAVGNHQNNDNHYYAFTQEFYQKLNEGSNMSMESMQTSNAGGSVSMSVDNSSVGSSDALIGHPGLKPLRHVYSLSVGQSVFRPGRVTHALNDDALAQALMDNRYPTEGLANYEEWTIDLRSLNMGPAFAQGAFGKLYKGTYNGEDVAIKILERPENSLEKAQFMEQQFQQEVTMLANLKHPNIVRFIGACRKPMVWCIVTEYAKGGSVRQFLTKRQNRAVPLKLAVKQALDVARGMAYVHGRNFIHRDLKSDNLLISADKSIKIADFGVARIEVQTEGMTPETGTYRWMAPEMIQHRAYNQKVDVYSFGIVLWELITGQLPFQNMTAVQAAFAVVNRGVRPTVPNDCLPVLSDIMTRCWDANPEVRPCFVEVVKLLEAAETEIMTTARKARFRCCMSQPMTID; encoded by the exons ATGCTGGAGGGAGCAAAGTTCAACGTGCTGGCTGTTGGGAACCATCAGAACAACGACAACCATTACTATGCTTTTACGCAGGAGTTTTATCAGAAACTTAACGAAGGTTCAAACATGTCCATGGAGAGTATGCAGACGAGTAACGCTGGAGGATCTGTCTCAATGTCTGTGGATAACAGTAGCGTTGGTTCCAGTGATGCTCTCATTGGCCACCCTGGCTTGAAGCCCTTGCGCCATGTCTACTCACTCTCGGTTGGCCAAAGCGTGTTTCGCCCTGGAAGAGTTACGCATGCGTTGAATGATGATGCCTTGGCTCAAGCACTGATGGATAACAGGTATCCAACTGAAGGGCTGGCTAACTATGAAGAGTGGACGATAGATCTGAGGAGCCTCAACATGGGTCCTGCCTTTGCTCAAGGTGCTTTTGGTAAATTGTACAAAGGGACATACAACGGGGAGGATGTCGCGATCAAGATACTTGAGAGGCCAGAGAACAGTCTAGAGAAGGCACAGTTCATGGAACAGCAGTTTCAGCAAGAGGTGACTATGCTTGCTAATTTGAAGCACCCAAACATCGTGAGGTTCATTGGTGCATGTCGCAAGCCAATGGTGTGGTGTATAGTGACTGAATACGCCAAAGGAGGCTCTGTGAGGCAGTTTCTGACTAAGAGACAGAACCGAGCCGTCCCTCTTAAGTTAGCTGTTAAGCAGGCCTTGGATGTTGCTAGGGGTATGGCTTACGTCCATGGACGCAACTTCATACACAGAGATCTCAAGTCCGATAACCTTCTCATCTCAGCTGATAAGTCCATCAAGATTGCAGATTTTGGTGTTGCAAGAATCGAAGTTCAAACTGAAGGAATGACACCAGAAACCGGAACTTACAGATGGATGGCTCC AGAGATGATACAGCACAGAGCCTACAATCAAAAAGTGGATGTGTATAGTTTTGGGATTGTGCTGTGGGAGTTAATCACAGGACAGTTACCGTTCCAGAACATGACAGCTGTACAGGCAGCGTTTGCTGTTGTAAACCGAGGAGTGCGTCCAACAGTCCCAAATGATTGTCTCCCGGTGCTGAGTGATATCATGACTCGATGTTGGGATGCTAATCCAGAAGTCCGACCATGTTTCGTGGAGGTTGTCAAGCTGCTTGAAGCTGCGGAAACTGAGATAATGACGACGGCAAGGAAAGCCCGTTTCAGATGTTGCATGAGCCAGCCTATGACAATCGACTAA
- the LOC104713886 gene encoding uncharacterized protein LOC104713886 isoform X2: MMAEEVGALTFPMSRESESASRLKTIISDMLPRFSDDYTDDVFSEYVTVLVCNGKSQSHAREDLDPFLGEKSRGFVACLWELLLEYFSLEKQENLASEPRTGVDFGFHDTLMEQDLSSRKYDDCDQKATNSMNLISATDPIEDVEAPVSPKVKKMKMLREELIDIPCRRARPKEKDRWNSSGYSRKILRSVIVAIKQPCGRNTAKYEKSMDERSRALQKRPYLPEREIGSQSIPSGGAVSARSLDASSHQETMPRASVWDRLGRASTKRVRDTDTPRLPTFGIRAQENKVVQQHVPPFPAAYSEQYSETYQREIPAVGYRHGVCRSDKAKKSMSVTITSSEPRTAYNLSRKRRYGIISANSGEFSSVLQNKEAEQDVEKPSLLSKSDLFSEIKNVKEKLQQLELRINQSKQSKKQKVEEVQRSPQSVVPGTFFCAGELQYQQDVTESRIIHLTNVHYAAKKEAISMFFSSKCGAVENVTIVTDPVTRHPKGTAFVTFATTESVNKAIALSGTMFYSRPIKVASFVIDSGVVSAPQIVTGS, translated from the exons ATGATGGCTGAAGAAGTAGGCGCGCTCACATTCCCGATGTCGAGAGAATCGGAGTCCGCTTCTCGACTCAAAACCATAATCTCCGATATGCTTCCTCGCTTCTCCGACGATTACACCGACGACGTCTTCTCT GAGTATGTTACAGTGCTTGTTTGTAATGGAAAGAGTCAGAGCCATGCAAGAGAAGATTTGGATCCATTTCTTGGGGAGAAATCTCGGGGATTTGTTGCCTG cttATGGGAGCTTCTTCTGGAGTATTTCTCTctagagaaacaagaaaatttgGCTTCTGAACCTAGGACTGGTGTTGACTTTGGCTTTCATGATACTCTAATGGAACAAGATTTAAGCTCCAGAAAGTATGATGATTGTGATCAGAAAGCTACTAATTCCATGAAT CTGATATCAGCTACTGATCCCATTGAAGACGTTGAGGCTCCTGTATCaccaaaagttaaaaaaatgaagatgtTACGAGAAGAGCTCATTGATATTCCTTGTAGAAGGGCACGACCAAAAGAGAAAGATCGTTGGAACTCATCTGGTTACTCTAGAAAAATACTGCGGTCTGTCATCGTTGCCATTAAACAACCTTGTGGTAGGAATACTGCTAAATATGAAAAG TCCATGGATGAAAGGAGTAGAGCTCTACAGAAGCGCCCATACTTGCCAGAAAGAGAAATTGGTTCTCAATCTATTCCTTCAG GAGGAGCTGTGTCTGCAAGATCCCTCGATGCATCTTCGCACCAAGAAACGATGCCTCGTGCTAGTGTTTGGGATCGTTTAGGCCGAGCAAGCACCAAACGTGTTCGTGACACGGATACCCCTAGATTGCCTACGTTTGGCATCCGGGCACAGGAGAACAAAGTGGTTCAGCAGCATGTACCACCATTCCCTGCAGCGTATAGCGAACAATATAGCGAGACATATCAAAGAGAAATTCCTGCAGTTGGTTACAGGCACGGAGTTTGCCGATCCGATAAAGCTAAGAAATCCATGAGTGTAACTATCACATCTTCTGAACCTCGTACCGCGTACAACCTCAGTAGAAAGAGGCGTTATGGCATCATCAGCGCCAATTCAGGAGAGTTTAGTAGTGTTCTCCAAAATAAAGAAGCTGAACAGGATGTTGAAAAGCCAAGCCTTCTTTCCAAGTCAGATCTTTTTTCA GAAATAAAGAACGTGAAAGAAAAGCTGCAACAACTTGAACTCCgaattaatcaatcaaagcagTCGAAGAAACAGAAAGTTGAAGAAGTCCAACGCTCACCACAATCTG TTGTACCTGGTACATTCTTCTGTGCAGGCGAGTTGCAATATCAGCAAGATGTCACAGAATCAAGAATCATACATCTTACCAAC GTACACTATGCAGCAAAGAAAGAAGCTATATCAATGTTCTTTAGTAGCAAGTGTGGAGCTGTCGAAAACGTCACGATAGTAACTGATCCAGTAACTCGGCATCCAAAGGG TACTGCTTTTGTGACTTTTGCTACAACGGAGTCAGTTAACAAAGCAATAGCTCTGAGCGGCACAATGTTCTATTCAAGACCCATCAAG GTTGCAAGCTTCGTGATAGATTCTGGAGTAGTTTCAGCACCACAGATTGTTACTGGCAGTTAA
- the LOC104713886 gene encoding uncharacterized protein LOC104713886 isoform X1, giving the protein MMAEEVGALTFPMSRESESASRLKTIISDMLPRFSDDYTDDVFSEYVTVLVCNGKSQSHAREDLDPFLGEKSRGFVACLWELLLEYFSLEKQENLASEPRTGVDFGFHDTLMEQDLSSRKYDDCDQKATNSMNEQLISATDPIEDVEAPVSPKVKKMKMLREELIDIPCRRARPKEKDRWNSSGYSRKILRSVIVAIKQPCGRNTAKYEKSMDERSRALQKRPYLPEREIGSQSIPSGGAVSARSLDASSHQETMPRASVWDRLGRASTKRVRDTDTPRLPTFGIRAQENKVVQQHVPPFPAAYSEQYSETYQREIPAVGYRHGVCRSDKAKKSMSVTITSSEPRTAYNLSRKRRYGIISANSGEFSSVLQNKEAEQDVEKPSLLSKSDLFSEIKNVKEKLQQLELRINQSKQSKKQKVEEVQRSPQSVVPGTFFCAGELQYQQDVTESRIIHLTNVHYAAKKEAISMFFSSKCGAVENVTIVTDPVTRHPKGTAFVTFATTESVNKAIALSGTMFYSRPIKVASFVIDSGVVSAPQIVTGS; this is encoded by the exons ATGATGGCTGAAGAAGTAGGCGCGCTCACATTCCCGATGTCGAGAGAATCGGAGTCCGCTTCTCGACTCAAAACCATAATCTCCGATATGCTTCCTCGCTTCTCCGACGATTACACCGACGACGTCTTCTCT GAGTATGTTACAGTGCTTGTTTGTAATGGAAAGAGTCAGAGCCATGCAAGAGAAGATTTGGATCCATTTCTTGGGGAGAAATCTCGGGGATTTGTTGCCTG cttATGGGAGCTTCTTCTGGAGTATTTCTCTctagagaaacaagaaaatttgGCTTCTGAACCTAGGACTGGTGTTGACTTTGGCTTTCATGATACTCTAATGGAACAAGATTTAAGCTCCAGAAAGTATGATGATTGTGATCAGAAAGCTACTAATTCCATGAAT GAGCAGCTGATATCAGCTACTGATCCCATTGAAGACGTTGAGGCTCCTGTATCaccaaaagttaaaaaaatgaagatgtTACGAGAAGAGCTCATTGATATTCCTTGTAGAAGGGCACGACCAAAAGAGAAAGATCGTTGGAACTCATCTGGTTACTCTAGAAAAATACTGCGGTCTGTCATCGTTGCCATTAAACAACCTTGTGGTAGGAATACTGCTAAATATGAAAAG TCCATGGATGAAAGGAGTAGAGCTCTACAGAAGCGCCCATACTTGCCAGAAAGAGAAATTGGTTCTCAATCTATTCCTTCAG GAGGAGCTGTGTCTGCAAGATCCCTCGATGCATCTTCGCACCAAGAAACGATGCCTCGTGCTAGTGTTTGGGATCGTTTAGGCCGAGCAAGCACCAAACGTGTTCGTGACACGGATACCCCTAGATTGCCTACGTTTGGCATCCGGGCACAGGAGAACAAAGTGGTTCAGCAGCATGTACCACCATTCCCTGCAGCGTATAGCGAACAATATAGCGAGACATATCAAAGAGAAATTCCTGCAGTTGGTTACAGGCACGGAGTTTGCCGATCCGATAAAGCTAAGAAATCCATGAGTGTAACTATCACATCTTCTGAACCTCGTACCGCGTACAACCTCAGTAGAAAGAGGCGTTATGGCATCATCAGCGCCAATTCAGGAGAGTTTAGTAGTGTTCTCCAAAATAAAGAAGCTGAACAGGATGTTGAAAAGCCAAGCCTTCTTTCCAAGTCAGATCTTTTTTCA GAAATAAAGAACGTGAAAGAAAAGCTGCAACAACTTGAACTCCgaattaatcaatcaaagcagTCGAAGAAACAGAAAGTTGAAGAAGTCCAACGCTCACCACAATCTG TTGTACCTGGTACATTCTTCTGTGCAGGCGAGTTGCAATATCAGCAAGATGTCACAGAATCAAGAATCATACATCTTACCAAC GTACACTATGCAGCAAAGAAAGAAGCTATATCAATGTTCTTTAGTAGCAAGTGTGGAGCTGTCGAAAACGTCACGATAGTAACTGATCCAGTAACTCGGCATCCAAAGGG TACTGCTTTTGTGACTTTTGCTACAACGGAGTCAGTTAACAAAGCAATAGCTCTGAGCGGCACAATGTTCTATTCAAGACCCATCAAG GTTGCAAGCTTCGTGATAGATTCTGGAGTAGTTTCAGCACCACAGATTGTTACTGGCAGTTAA
- the LOC104713886 gene encoding uncharacterized protein LOC104713886 isoform X3 — translation MMAEEVGALTFPMSRESESASRLKTIISDMLPRFSDDYTDDVFSEYVTVLVCNGKSQSHAREDLDPFLGEKSRGFVACLWELLLEYFSLEKQENLASEPRTGVDFGFHDTLMEQDLSSRKYDDCDQKATNSMNEQLISATDPIEDVEAPVSPKVKKMKMLREELIDIPCRRARPKEKDRWNSSGYSRKILRSVIVAIKQPCGRNTAKYEKSMDERSRALQKRPYLPEREIGSQSIPSGGAVSARSLDASSHQETMPRASVWDRLGRASTKRVRDTDTPRLPTFGIRAQENKVVQQHVPPFPAAYSEQYSETYQREIPAVGYRHGVCRSDKAKKSMSVTITSSEPRTAYNLSRKRRYGIISANSGEFSSVLQNKEAEQDVEKPSLLSKSDLFSEIKNVKEKLQQLELRINQSKQSKKQKVEEVQRSPQSGELQYQQDVTESRIIHLTNVHYAAKKEAISMFFSSKCGAVENVTIVTDPVTRHPKGTAFVTFATTESVNKAIALSGTMFYSRPIKVASFVIDSGVVSAPQIVTGS, via the exons ATGATGGCTGAAGAAGTAGGCGCGCTCACATTCCCGATGTCGAGAGAATCGGAGTCCGCTTCTCGACTCAAAACCATAATCTCCGATATGCTTCCTCGCTTCTCCGACGATTACACCGACGACGTCTTCTCT GAGTATGTTACAGTGCTTGTTTGTAATGGAAAGAGTCAGAGCCATGCAAGAGAAGATTTGGATCCATTTCTTGGGGAGAAATCTCGGGGATTTGTTGCCTG cttATGGGAGCTTCTTCTGGAGTATTTCTCTctagagaaacaagaaaatttgGCTTCTGAACCTAGGACTGGTGTTGACTTTGGCTTTCATGATACTCTAATGGAACAAGATTTAAGCTCCAGAAAGTATGATGATTGTGATCAGAAAGCTACTAATTCCATGAAT GAGCAGCTGATATCAGCTACTGATCCCATTGAAGACGTTGAGGCTCCTGTATCaccaaaagttaaaaaaatgaagatgtTACGAGAAGAGCTCATTGATATTCCTTGTAGAAGGGCACGACCAAAAGAGAAAGATCGTTGGAACTCATCTGGTTACTCTAGAAAAATACTGCGGTCTGTCATCGTTGCCATTAAACAACCTTGTGGTAGGAATACTGCTAAATATGAAAAG TCCATGGATGAAAGGAGTAGAGCTCTACAGAAGCGCCCATACTTGCCAGAAAGAGAAATTGGTTCTCAATCTATTCCTTCAG GAGGAGCTGTGTCTGCAAGATCCCTCGATGCATCTTCGCACCAAGAAACGATGCCTCGTGCTAGTGTTTGGGATCGTTTAGGCCGAGCAAGCACCAAACGTGTTCGTGACACGGATACCCCTAGATTGCCTACGTTTGGCATCCGGGCACAGGAGAACAAAGTGGTTCAGCAGCATGTACCACCATTCCCTGCAGCGTATAGCGAACAATATAGCGAGACATATCAAAGAGAAATTCCTGCAGTTGGTTACAGGCACGGAGTTTGCCGATCCGATAAAGCTAAGAAATCCATGAGTGTAACTATCACATCTTCTGAACCTCGTACCGCGTACAACCTCAGTAGAAAGAGGCGTTATGGCATCATCAGCGCCAATTCAGGAGAGTTTAGTAGTGTTCTCCAAAATAAAGAAGCTGAACAGGATGTTGAAAAGCCAAGCCTTCTTTCCAAGTCAGATCTTTTTTCA GAAATAAAGAACGTGAAAGAAAAGCTGCAACAACTTGAACTCCgaattaatcaatcaaagcagTCGAAGAAACAGAAAGTTGAAGAAGTCCAACGCTCACCACAATCTG GCGAGTTGCAATATCAGCAAGATGTCACAGAATCAAGAATCATACATCTTACCAAC GTACACTATGCAGCAAAGAAAGAAGCTATATCAATGTTCTTTAGTAGCAAGTGTGGAGCTGTCGAAAACGTCACGATAGTAACTGATCCAGTAACTCGGCATCCAAAGGG TACTGCTTTTGTGACTTTTGCTACAACGGAGTCAGTTAACAAAGCAATAGCTCTGAGCGGCACAATGTTCTATTCAAGACCCATCAAG GTTGCAAGCTTCGTGATAGATTCTGGAGTAGTTTCAGCACCACAGATTGTTACTGGCAGTTAA
- the LOC104713880 gene encoding putative protein TPRXL, whose protein sequence is MAENVGSDSSELGSITSSQQSYLKNCPFAGHEATPTNSDNTEVLSNKSSPAVVKTPVLSFSSPTSLDSIKDDVFRTPPENASPSSAADSEPGVRVSEMKSHKGSNFKSPYSNAETTLLSSPPSENFRVSQSNSKSPSSTAATTPVSASPSGKVRVLETNLKSPSSTAETTHVSAPPSEKVRVSESNSKSSSSTAETTPVSASPSGEVKVLDTNRLFAFVANNGALKSPPERVVNLGSASAIEGIKVSETEDSGEVIPFREIIEALLRNSGEKLDERDEIVSCVDILKSFGLKFP, encoded by the coding sequence ATGGCGGAAAATGTTGGAAGCGACTCGAGCGAACTCGGAAGCATCACTTCTTCCCAGCAATCTTACCTCAAGAACTGTCCTTTCGCCGGCCACGAAGCAACTCCGACGAATTCTGACAACACCGAGGTCCTCAGTAACAAGAGTTCGCCGGCGGTTGTTAAAACTCCGGTTCTCTCGTTCTCTTCTCCGACCAGCCTCGATTCCATCAAAGATGACGTCTTTCGTACTCCTCCTGAGAACGCTTCTCCCTCCTCTGCCGCTGATTCGGAACCTGGAGTTAGGGTTTCTGAGATGAAATCTCATAAAGGTTCGAATTTTAAATCTCCGTATTCTAATGCCGAGACGACGCTTCTCTCTTCTCCACCGTCggaaaattttagggtttcgcaGTCGAATTCGAAGTCTCCGTCTTCTACGGCCGCGACGACCCCTGTTTCTGCTTCACCGTCGggaaaagttagggttttggagaCGAATTTGAAATCACCGTCCTCTACGGCTGAGACGACGCATGTCTCTGCTCCACCGTCGGAAAAAGTTAGGGTTTCGGAGTCGAATTCGAAATCTTCGTCTTCTACGGCTGAGACGACGCCTGTTTCTGCTTCACCGTCGGGAGAAGTTAAGGTTTTGGATACGAATCGTCTTTTTGCTTTTGTGGCTAATAATGGAGCTCTCAAGTCTCCTCCTGAGAGAGTTGTTAATCTCGGTTCTGCATCTGCAATTGAAGGGATCAAGGTCTCTGAAACGGAAGACTCTGGTGAAGTTATACCTTTCAGAGAAATTATCGAAGCCCTTCTTCGTAACAGTGGAGAGAAGCTTGATGAAAGAGATGAAATTGTCAGCTGTGTTGACATTCTCAAAAGTTTTGGTTTGAAATTCCCCTAA
- the LOC104713882 gene encoding uncharacterized protein At2g24330-like encodes MAVGEKEQIGAAVVENGGEKTDSAVVNSGEKKKKKGWFSRIWNGIFRVRADDFEKRLKNISKEEVTVRNRMKRRSITRRNFIRNLIAFSVIFEIIAVAYAIITTRNEDMDWKLRSFRIFPMFVLPALASLAYSSFVGFWRMCDRRDQHTLEKLQAEMLGKINELKERTNYYITQQLIQRYDPDPAAKAAAATVLASKLGAESGLKVFVGDESQLDPTSGKSSDVDVKHPQGLKNRKQQNKRHNTAGTTPTHHSDNESNHSGTSEKITGTEQNQQMVFEHYNPQGYAAHDGSWISRIAALLVGEDPTQSYALICGNCRMHNGLARKEDFQYITYYCPHCRALNKPKHSEEHSLKAPADALPILSPKPVENEVINSSSSTSERGNSPVPLLNTPDIVNVVPETAESETPN; translated from the exons ATGGCGGTGGGAGAGAAGGAGCAAATAGGAGCGGCGGTGGTTGAGAACGGCGGCGAGAAAACTGATTCCGCCGTTGTAAACTCcggcgagaagaagaagaagaaaggttggTTCTCGCGTATTTGGAATGGGATTTTTAGGGTTAGAGCCGACGATTTCGAGAAGAGACTTAAGAACATCTCAAAGGAAGAAGTCACTGTTCGGAATAGAATGAAGCGTAGATCGATTACTAGGAGGAACTTCATTAGAAACCTCATCGCTTTCTCTGTCATCTTTGAG ATAATTGCAGTGGCTTATGCAATCATAACTACAAGGAATGAGGATATGGATTGGAAACTGAGGAGTTTCAGGATCTTTCCTATGTTTGTTTTACCTGCTCTTGCTTCTCTTGCTTATTCGTCATTTGTTGGCTTCTGGAGGATGT GTGACCGCAGAGATCAACATACCTTGGAAAAGCTTCAAGCAGAGATGCTTGGGAAGATCAATGAGTTAAAAGAGAGGacaaattattatattactCAGCAACTTATTCAG AGGTATGACCCTGACCCAGCTGCAAAGGCAGCTGCTGCAACTGTTTTGGCATCCAAGTTGGGTGCTGAGTCAGGCTTGAAAGTATTTGTAGGAGATGAATCCCAACTTGACCCCACCTCAGGCAAAAGCAGTGACGTGGATGTCAAACACCCACAAGGGCTCAAGAaccgaaaacaacaaaataaaagacaCAACACTGCTGGGACAACTCCGACACATCATTCTGATAATGAGTCTAACCATTCGGGGACAAGCGAAAAAATCACCGGCACAGAGCAAAACCAACAGATGGTGTTTGAGCATTATAATCCTCAGGGATATGCTGCTCATGATGGTAGCTGGATCTCACGCATTGCAGCTCTCCTTGTAGGTGAAGATCCAACTCAGTCATATGCACTCATCTGTGGAAACTGCCGTATGCATAACG GACTCGCCCGGAAAGAGGACTTCCAGTACATTACTTACTACTGTCCTCATTGTCGAGCTCTGAACAAGCCGAAACATTCAGAAGAACATTCACTTAAAGCTCCTGCTGATGCACTACCTATACTTTCTCCTAAGCCAGTGGAAAATGAAGTGATCAATAGCAGTAGCTCGACTAGTGAACGCGGAAACAGTCCAGTCCCTTTATTAAACACTCCAGATATTGTGAACGTTGTCCCCGAAACAGCTGAGAGCGAGACACCAAACTGA